In a genomic window of Pelotomaculum thermopropionicum SI:
- the NadB gene encoding aspartate oxidase, with product MPERYMLNFDTRNLPQEEDEYIILGSGIAGLYTSLAASQAGGSVTVLTKQTMMDTGTDKAQGGIAAALGDTDSPALHREDTLVAGAGLCDAEAVNALVSEGPDRVRELIKLGAIFDCDNEGLCLTREGAHSRRRILHASGDATGAEIQRVLTKRVLEDDRVKVLENHYVVDLLVRENVCYGVLAYDRLARTLKVFRGKVVVLATGGVGRLFEHNTNPEIATGDGVAIAFRAGAEVMDMEFIQFHPTVLNLPGAPRFLITEAVRGEGAYLRNSRGQRFMPRYHDLAELAPRDVVVRAILKEMAETGSNKVYLDLTHLDPEVIKARFPNITRTCAEYNLDITVVPIPVAPAAHYMMGGVKTNLVGETSIKGLYACGEVACPGVHGANRLASNSLLEGLVFGGRIVEETRRFLKDYRLRYPEFACDWLLEPVKMDFASLRKELEVLMGQKVGPVRSGAGLKEALEFFDRWSFLSRHQVEGVEEMEVKNMLQVGELVAEAALARRESRGGHYRVDYPDTHRRWQKHIIFRR from the coding sequence TTGCCCGAAAGGTACATGTTAAATTTCGATACCCGGAATCTGCCCCAGGAGGAAGATGAGTACATAATCCTGGGAAGCGGAATTGCCGGGTTGTATACTTCCCTGGCAGCTTCCCAGGCCGGCGGTTCGGTTACCGTTTTAACCAAGCAGACAATGATGGATACGGGCACCGACAAGGCGCAGGGAGGAATAGCTGCTGCGCTGGGGGACACCGATTCCCCCGCCCTGCACCGGGAAGATACCCTTGTCGCGGGAGCCGGCCTGTGCGACGCCGAAGCGGTAAACGCCCTGGTCAGCGAAGGGCCGGACCGGGTCAGGGAGCTGATCAAGCTGGGCGCCATCTTCGACTGCGATAATGAAGGGTTGTGCCTGACCAGGGAGGGGGCGCACAGCAGGCGGCGCATTTTGCATGCCAGCGGCGATGCCACCGGGGCCGAAATCCAGAGGGTGCTCACCAAACGGGTTCTCGAGGATGACCGGGTGAAGGTGCTGGAGAACCACTATGTGGTGGACCTTCTGGTGCGGGAGAACGTCTGTTACGGGGTACTGGCCTACGACCGGCTGGCCCGGACCCTGAAAGTTTTTCGCGGCAAGGTGGTCGTTCTGGCCACCGGCGGGGTGGGGCGCCTTTTCGAGCACAACACCAACCCCGAAATAGCCACCGGCGACGGCGTTGCCATTGCCTTCCGGGCCGGGGCCGAGGTAATGGACATGGAGTTTATCCAGTTTCATCCCACCGTGCTGAACCTGCCCGGCGCCCCGCGCTTTTTGATAACCGAGGCGGTGCGCGGCGAGGGGGCTTACCTGCGCAACAGCCGGGGGCAGCGCTTCATGCCCCGCTACCACGACCTGGCCGAACTGGCTCCCAGGGATGTGGTGGTCCGGGCGATTTTAAAGGAGATGGCCGAAACCGGCTCGAATAAAGTGTACCTCGATCTGACCCACCTGGACCCGGAGGTAATTAAGGCCCGCTTTCCCAACATTACCAGAACCTGCGCGGAATACAACCTGGATATTACCGTTGTTCCCATACCCGTTGCCCCGGCGGCGCACTACATGATGGGCGGCGTTAAAACCAACCTGGTTGGCGAGACCAGCATCAAAGGCCTTTATGCCTGCGGGGAGGTTGCCTGCCCGGGGGTGCACGGCGCCAACCGGCTGGCCAGCAATTCCCTGCTGGAAGGGCTGGTATTTGGCGGCAGGATAGTGGAGGAGACCAGGCGGTTCCTGAAAGATTACCGCCTTCGCTACCCTGAGTTTGCCTGCGACTGGCTCCTGGAACCGGTGAAAATGGATTTTGCCTCTTTGCGCAAAGAGCTTGAGGTGCTGATGGGGCAGAAGGTGGGGCCCGTCCGCAGCGGGGCCGGGCTTAAGGAGGCACTTGAATTTTTTGACCGCTGGAGTTTTCTGAGCCGGCATCAGGTGGAGGGCGTTGAGGAAATGGAAGTTAAGAACATGCTCCAGGTGGGCGAACTGGTGGCCGAGGCGGCCCTTGCCCGCCGGGAAAGCCGCGGCGGGCACTACCGGGTGGATTACCCCGACACCCACCGGCGCTGGCAGAAGCATATAATTTTCAGGCGGTAA
- a CDS encoding hypothetical protein (containing Phage_integrase), whose translation MKAGKLRTPGLFLVICVAALLLLTAGCSLWGGEEEAVNPLVIKPEDFGIFLFESSEEIYRANVKDPQMWARLREYADRDPEYAAHYKWLYDTYVRWDEYRRSQLKEIMEEYLPQPMSERLIKKGKQTAGLNEVIEFIRTDRFFAKKRSTLVDFYAWYGANYALPHYEQVRPLLQRKADIAAGMVEKGFDIVGFMEKESGIKLKERPGTIELLLNMRMIGASGFYRDRDSLTTIQWGIGPEKIWAVPFHELSHSFFATFTRGWYFKYLAWKMKKDEKLMERFKEDVPYTWEGWIEENLAEGFSRYISVRKGITRDVGEGIYVFDKEYAEALVSGFNPKNTSLKDFTIKFLKQKYNI comes from the coding sequence ATGAAGGCCGGAAAATTGAGAACTCCTGGATTGTTCCTGGTCATCTGCGTTGCCGCCCTTTTGCTGTTAACGGCGGGCTGTTCCCTCTGGGGAGGTGAAGAGGAAGCTGTCAACCCCCTGGTTATAAAGCCGGAGGATTTTGGCATCTTCCTGTTCGAGTCCTCGGAAGAGATTTACCGGGCCAACGTGAAGGACCCCCAGATGTGGGCCAGGCTCCGGGAGTACGCCGACCGCGATCCGGAATATGCCGCCCATTACAAGTGGCTGTACGATACATACGTCCGCTGGGATGAGTACCGCCGCTCCCAGCTCAAGGAGATAATGGAAGAATATCTTCCCCAGCCGATGTCCGAAAGGCTGATCAAGAAAGGCAAGCAGACGGCCGGTTTAAACGAGGTTATCGAATTTATCAGGACAGACCGTTTCTTTGCAAAAAAAAGGAGCACCCTGGTCGATTTTTATGCCTGGTACGGGGCAAACTATGCCCTGCCGCACTACGAGCAGGTCAGGCCGCTTCTCCAGCGCAAGGCGGACATTGCTGCCGGGATGGTGGAAAAAGGGTTTGACATTGTAGGGTTCATGGAAAAGGAAAGCGGGATTAAGCTCAAGGAGAGGCCGGGCACCATCGAGCTGCTGCTCAACATGAGGATGATTGGCGCCTCCGGCTTTTACCGGGACAGGGATTCGCTGACCACCATCCAGTGGGGGATCGGCCCGGAAAAAATCTGGGCAGTGCCCTTCCACGAGCTGTCGCACTCCTTTTTTGCCACCTTTACCAGGGGCTGGTACTTCAAATATCTGGCCTGGAAGATGAAAAAAGACGAAAAACTTATGGAGAGGTTCAAAGAAGATGTGCCGTACACCTGGGAGGGCTGGATTGAAGAAAACCTGGCGGAGGGCTTTTCGCGCTATATCAGCGTGCGCAAAGGCATAACCAGGGACGTGGGTGAAGGGATTTACGTCTTCGACAAGGAGTATGCAGAAGCTTTAGTTTCCGGCTTTAACCCTAAAAACACCTCCCTGAAGGACTTCACCATCAAGTTTTTAAAACAGAAATACAACATATAA